A genomic stretch from Etheostoma cragini isolate CJK2018 chromosome 8, CSU_Ecrag_1.0, whole genome shotgun sequence includes:
- the mthfs gene encoding 5-formyltetrahydrofolate cyclo-ligase codes for MAAVRAAKQALRKEIKRRVAALSDEEKQRQSRVLSRQLFSHPNYVSCKRIAVFLSTGDEVSTEEIIKDVFKCGKSCFIPRYQSSSNHMDMLKLNSLQDIETLPLTSWNIRQPPEDDISREEALSTGGLDLILMPGLGFDKSGKRLGRGKGYYDTYLERCIRHPKGKPYTIALSFKEQLCREIPVDDNDVLIDEVLYEKEE; via the coding sequence ATGGCCGCCGTGCGAGCAGCAAAGCAAGCTCTGAGGAAAGAAATAAAGCGACGGGTCGCAGCGTTGAGTGACGAGGAGAAACAACGACAGTCTCGCGTGCTGTCCCGGCAGCTGTTCAGCCACCCCAACTATGTGTCATGTAAGAGGATTGCGGTGTTTCTCAGCACGGGGGATGAGGTGAGCACTGAGGAAATCATCAAAGACGTGTTTAAATGTGGTAAAAGCTGCTTCATTCCCAGATATCAGAGCAGCAGCAACCATATGGACATGTTGAAGCTCAACAGTCTGCAGGACATCGAGACTCTGCCTCTGACGTCATGGAACATCAGACAGCCTCCTGAAGATGACATCAGCAGAGAGGAAGCACTTTCTACAGGAGGTCTGGACCTGATCTTGATGCCAGGCCTGGGTTTTGACAAGTCGGGGAAGCGTCTGGGACGGGGGAAGGGCTATTATGACACCTACTTGGAGCGCTGCATCAGACACCCAAAAGGAAAGCCCTACACCATCGCCTTATCCTTCAAGGAGCAGCTGTGTCGGGAAATCCCAGTCGACGACAATGATGTGCTCATAGATGAAGTCCTGTATGAGAAGGAGGAGTAA
- the LOC117949159 gene encoding tripartite motif-containing protein 16-like — MAASKEPDSLSCSICLDILKRPVTLQCGHSYCMDCVNAYWDQEDRCGVYSCPQCRRQYTPRPVLNKNTVLADLAEKMSPEEHHPVDVECDVCTAKKLKAVKSCLVCLASFCATHLQPHYVSAAFKKHKLVEVSASIQEKICSKHDKLLEVYCRSDGQCVCLLCGLDEHKGHDTVSAAAERKEKQKLFGKKKLRYQQGIQEKQKQLRQLRQKIKTLECSRDAAMDENEKAYTEIVQMADKRRSTVRELIRVQETAAVSRAEALVDRLEKDISELRKGEDELKQLSLTEDHIHFLQSCQSILDCPEPDQCSDFDILLHTPFDFVTKVISVLRDKMENMARDIADISQTFQADPDPETRQEFSLYFCRLSLDPNTAFENLLLSEGNSRVTWIKKAQKYPYHPERFTKYDQVLCTEGLSGVGYWEVEWRGPRVEVAVCYKGAGLDESGFGYTDQSWCISLSNFGCTFWHNGIKTKVSPHCSSTVGVYLNHKAGRLSFYSVSDSGQMMLLHRVHTTFSQPLYPGFMVCRGASARIMSSK, encoded by the exons ATGGCAGCAAGCAAAGAGCCAGATTCTTTATCCTGCTCGATTTGCTTGGATATACTGAAAAGGCCTGTGACCCTCCAATGTGGCCACAGCTACTGTATGGACTGTGTAAATGCCTACTGGGACCAGGAGGATCGCTGTGGTGTTTACAGCTGTCCCCAGTGTAGACGCCAATACACCCCCCGACCTGTGTTGAACAAGAACACAGTGCTGGCTGATTTGGCAGAGAAAATGTCCCCAGAAGAACACCACCCAGTGGATGTGGAGTGTGATGTCTGCACTGCAAAGAAGCTGAAAGCTGTCAAGTCTTGCCTGGTGTGTCTGGCTTCGTTCTGTGCTACTCATCTGCAGCCCCACTACGTGTCTGCTGCTTTCAAAAAGCACAAGCTGGTGGAAGTCTCTGCCTCCATACAAGAAAAGATCTGCTCTAAGCACGACAAGCTTCTCGAAGTCTATTGCCGCAGTGATGGCCAATGCGTTTGCCTGCTTTGTGGTCTGGATGAGCACAAAGGTCATGACACTGTCTCGGCTGCAgcggagaggaaagagaaacaa aaactgtttggaaagaaaaaactaagaTACCAACAGGGAATACAGGAGAAACAGAAGCAGCTGCGGCAGCTGagacagaaaattaaaacactGGAG TGTTCTAGAGATGCAGCTATGGATGAAAATGAGAAGGCCTACACTGAAATAGTCCAAATGGCAGATAAAAGGCGTAGTACTGTGAGAGAGCTGATCAGAGTTCAGGAGACGGCTGCGGTGAGCCGAGCTGAGGCGCTCGTGGATCGGCTGGAGAAGGACATCTCTGAGCTGAGAAAGGGAGAGGATGAACTGAAGCAGCTGTCTCTCACCGAGGATCACATTCATTTCCTGCAG AGCTGCCAGTCCATTTTAGACTGTCCAGAACCTGACCAGTGCTCTGATTTCGACATCCTTCTACACACACCTTTTGACTTTGTGACAAAGGTTATTTCTGTTTTAAGAGACAAAATGGAAAACATGGCCAGAGATATTGCAGACATTTCTCAGACGT TTCAAGCTGATCCTGATCCTGAGACAAGACAGGAGTTCTCCCTTT ATTTCTGCCGCCTCAGTTTGGATCCCAACACAGCATTTGAAAACCTTTTGCTCTCTGAGGGGAACAGCAGAGTGACCTGGATCAAAAAAGCCCAGAAGTATCCATATCACCCAGAGAGATTTACCAAATATGATCAAGTGTTGTGCACTGAAGGTTTATCTGGTGTTGGCTACTGGGAGGTTGAGTGGCGAGGGCCCAGGGTCGAGGTCGCTGTGTGCTATAAAGGGGCAGGGCTGGATGAAAGTGGCTTTGGATACACAGATCAATCCTGGTGCATTTCCCTTTCAAATTTTGGTTGCACCTTTTGGCATAATGGAATCAAAACCAAAGTGTCCCCCCACTGCTCCTCTACTGTAGGAGTGTATCTGAACCATAAGGCAGGGAGACTGTCCTTCTACAGCGTGTCTGATTCTGGTCAAATGATGCTCTTGCACAGAGTTCACACCACATTCTCCCAGCCTCTGTACCCTGGGTTCATGGTCTGCAGAGGGGCCTCAGCTAGGATAATGTCATCTAAGTAA
- the LOC117949158 gene encoding tripartite motif-containing protein 16-like has protein sequence MLLLQSEQQKMASGEELFDCSICLQLLEDPVTTACGHSYCIKCINSFWDLNNDSGRCYSCPQCRQTFSQRPVLKRNTLLAALLEENKTPSPNSADTYASPGDVECDLCTGRKRKASMFCLVCLASYCQTHLKPHFEVPPLKKHNLIQASARVKESLCGRHDKLLEIYCRTDQLFVCLMCVMDQHKGHDMVAVAAEKCEMQRRLEGTKQEIADRVLDSERKMAELREAADSIRDAAWKACDDIEQLCVERIRLFVRSVDRKRSEMRDKVGEAEKAGVDWTNSRLGQLQREVLELRRREGELDQLSLTEDPIQFLQGCRALGDLPVFTDPHGRPDILEFVTAQTAKLENTCNKEMTELLSHCEENLLAKKPRLCEETPRRYLLTRYKNSTVEVDPNTVAACLCLSDRNREISWGDKDQAHPDHPDRFTFCHQALCKTGLQCSHYWEVEWDGGMVDLAVSYKGIGRKGSGKDCCFGHNDLSWKLTCSPSGCTFWHNNLHKGQIPPVLFRRVGIHLDYDAGTLGFYSVESDSGSMTQLHQIQTTFTEPLYPGFSVDLGSTLKICNI, from the exons ATGCTACTCCTTCAGTCCGAGCAGCAGAAAATGGCTTCGGGTGAGGAACTGTTCGACTGCTCCATCTGTTTACAGCTACTGGAGGATCCTGTGACGACAGCCTGTGGACACAGCTACTGTATAAAATGCATCAACTCCTTCTGGGATTTAAATAATGACAGTGGAAGGTGTTACAGCTGTCCTCAGTGCAGGCAGACGTTCTCCCAGAGGCCTGTTCTGAAGAGGAACACACTTCTGGCTGCCCTGCTGGAGGAAAACAAGACACCCAGTCCAAACTCCGCGGACACCTATGCTTCACCTGGTGATGTGGAATGTGACCTTTGCAcagggagaaaaaggaaagctTCCATGTTTTGCCTCGTGTGTTTGGCCTCTTACTGTCAGACTCATCTGAAGCCTCACTTCGAGGTGCCACCGttgaaaaaacacaatctgATTCAAGCTTCTGCAAGGGTCAAAGAAAGCCTCTGTGGCCGTCATGACAAACTTCTGGAGATTTACTGCCGCACTGATCAGCTGTTCGTATGCCTGATGTGTGTGATGGATCAGCACAAAGGCCATGACATGGTGGCAGTAGCAgcagaaaaatgtgaaatgcag AGACGACTGGAGGGGACCAAACAGGAAATAGCAGACAGAGTGCTGGATTCGGAGAGGAAAATGGCCGAGCTGAGGGAGGCTGCAGACTCTATAAGA gaTGCTGCATGGAAGGCGTGTGATGACATTGAGCAACTTTGTGTGGAGCGCATTCGGTTGTTTGTCCGCTCTGTGGACAGGAAGCGCTCTGAGATGAGAGACAAAGTTGGTGAAGCAGAGAAAGCTGGAGTGGACTGGACCAACAGTCGCCTCGGGCAACTGCAGCGTGAAGTGTTggagctgaggaggagggagggagaactCGACCAGCTTTCACTAACAGAGGATCCCATTCAGTTTCTGCAG GGTTGCCGGGCCCTGGGTGACCTCCCTGTGTTCACAGACCCGCATGGCAGACCTGACATCTTGGAGTTTGTCACTGCACAGACTGCTAAACTGGAAAACACATGCAACAAAGAAATGACAGAATTATTGAGTCACTGTGAAGAAAATCTGT tGGCAAAAAAACCAAGGCTGTGTGAGGAAACACCAAGGAGATACTTGTTGACCAGATATAAGA ACTCCACAGTGGAGGTGGACCCCAACACTGTAGCCGCGTGTCTTTGCTTGTCTGACAGAAACCGAGAGATATCATGGGGGGACAAGGACCAGGCTCATCCGGATCACCCCGACAGATTTACCTTCTGTCACCAGGCTTTGTGCAAAACTGGCCTTCAGTGCAGCCACTACTGGGAGGTGGAGTGGGACGGCGGCATGGTGGATTTGGCTGTGTCGTACAAAGGCATTGGAAGAAAGGGTTCAGGGAAAGATTGCTGTTTTGGGCACAATGATCTCTCCTGGAAATTAACCTGCTCTCCGTCCGGCTGCACGTTTTGGCACAATAATCTTCACAAAGGCCAGATTCCTCCGGTTCTCTTCCGCAGGGTGGGCATACACCTTGATTACGATGCAGGAACGCTGGGGTTCTACAGTGTAGAGTCTGACTCTGGCAGCATGACCCAGCTGCACCAAATCCAGACCACCTTTACCGAACCTCTCTATCCTGGGTTTTCTGTTGATTTAGGTTCAACACTAAAAATATGCAACATATAG
- the slc15a5 gene encoding solute carrier family 15 member 5 produces MQPTKQPARWSGGMVAGDLQKLPQGRGRLRRPSQAPRPDQGHAPRKSRKKLQVIICVLLVELLERFTFFGIVCNMILFCTVKLGYGNYLAATVNLCFIGASTLTPVLVGWFAETCLGRTKVLYLCAFLHFFGTAMLPVVAFPFEDFYIDTHHMTHMLEPREQQILFYSGLLAAALGIGGIRAILCPMGAYSLQCYNQHQLLSFFNWFYWLVNLNSTVVFLGIAYIQQSVGKNLAFLIPFTSVLLALIAIHMMRNKLTYKPKKGGSLLTTLGVFMNSLKMCCLHYRHLSGDVGSWLDRAKENNGGRYSETHVENVKVLAKLFPLYGLQLLYRACITQIPSGYYIQTMNSNLHLNNLLLPIGAMNVISILPLLLLAPLIECVTTCYLSMEKTPLAPAKVITLGHACATLSVLAAGLSELQRKAYPLVEQTLSGKVLHVSSMPCFQLVPQYILLGLAEALVTPACSLISFQLTPSHIRGISLHFLTLSYGGGCFLGAFVIQLLYFLSGGNFYPNALHDGNLENFFFLLATLMAVNTLVFWSVSYRYIDLSVQGKALTASPLTEKLLYYKACLRFYDTVDRSYTNASIESIL; encoded by the exons ATGCAGCCAACGAAGCAGCCAGCTCGCTGGTCAGGTGGTATGGTAGCAGGAGACCTTCAGAAACTGCCACAGGGCAGAGGCCGACTGCGACGACCCTCCCAGGCCCCTCGTCCAGACCAGGGACATGCACCGAGGAAGTCCCGCAAGAAACTCCAAGTTATCATCTGTGTTCTGCTTGTGGAGCTCTTAGAGAGGTTCACTTTCTTTGGGATTGTATGCAACATGATTCTCTTCTGCACAGTCAAGCTGGGCTATGGTAACTACCTGGCTGCGACAGTCAACCTGTGCTTCATAGGAGCCAGCACCCTGACCCCTGTTCTGGTGGGGTGGTTTGCAGAGACCTGCTTAGGAAGGACCAAAGTGCTCTACTTGTGTGCTTTCCTTCATTTCTTTG GCACAGCCATGCTGCCCGTGGTGGCATTCCCGTTTGAAGATTTCTACATTGATACTCATCACATGACACACATGCTGGAACCTCGGGAGCAGCAGATCTTGTTCTACTCCGGCCTTCTGGCTGCCGCACTGGGCATCGGCGGCATCCGGGCCATCCTCTGTCCCATGGGAGCCTATAGTCTGCAGTGCTACAATCAGCACCAGCTCCTGTCCTTCTTCAACTG GTTCTACTGGTTGGTCAACCTCAATTCCACTGTGGTCTTTTTGGGTATTGCTTACATCCAGCAGTCTGTGGGCAAAAATCTGGCCTTCCTTATCCCCTTCACGTCTGTGCTGCTGGCTCTAATTGCCATACACATGATGCGGAACAAACTCACCTATAAACCCAAGAAAG GCGGCTCATTGTTAACCACGCTGGGAGTTTTCATGAACTCTCTCAAGATGTGCTGCCTCCACTATCGTCACCTGAGTGGAGACGTTGGGTCTTGGCTGGACCGGGCCAAGGAGAACAATGGCGGCCGATACAGCGAAACACATGTGGAAAACGTTAAAGTCCTGGCCAAGCTCTTCCCTCTATATGGCCTTCAGCTGCTTTACAGAGCCTGCATCACACAG ATTCCCTCAGGTTACTATATACAGACAATGAACTCAAACCTTCACCTGAACAACCTCCTGTTGCCCATCGGCGCCATGAACGTGATCAGTATCCTCCCTCTGCTGCTCTTAGCCCCGCTGATCGAGTGTGTGACGACTTGCTACCTCTCCATGGAAAAGACTCCTCTGGCACCTGCAAAAGTCATCA CTCTGGGCCACGCGTGTGCCACCCTGTCGGTCCTGGCGGCAGGTTTGTCTGAGCTGCAGAGGAAGGCGTACCCGCTGGTGGAGCAGACCCTTTCTGGAAAAGTTTTGCATGTGTCATCCATGCCGTGTTTCCAGCTGGTTCCTCAGTACATCCTGCTCGGTCTCGCAGAGGCTCTCGTCACTCCTGCAT GTTCTCTCATATCTTTCCAGCTGACCCCAAGCCACATCAGAGGCATCTCCCTGCACTTCCTCACTCTGTCCTATGGAGGGGGGTGCTTTCTGGGAGCCTTCGTCATTCAGCTGCTGTACTTTCTCTCTGGAG GTAACTTCTACCCAAACGCACTGCATGATGGGAATCTGGAGaacttcttcttcctcctggcAACACTGATGGCTGTAAATACCCTTGTGTTTTGGAGTGTATCTTACAG GTACATAGACCTGAGTGTGCAGGGTAAAGCACTGACCGCCAGCCCTCTGACTGAGAAACTGCTGTACTACAAGGCCTGCCTGCGCTTCTACGACACCGTGGATCGCTCCTACACAAATGCCTCCATTGAATCTATTTTATGA
- the zgc:153293 gene encoding coiled-coil domain-containing protein 34, translating to MSGGKMPNCPASASQGFSSTPVKTSQGKDTSKGLDDGILSDDEDTFSLLSPIYHDSFDSDEDLEPSPAQQTLPGRKDNNSSLSVSPVRCELPRTRSVQMVYAAREPAGSPTLSAWEMWLVNKAKEHRFKLEKQAEEERLRKEKKEQEERVREQKKIVMEEKIQEWLRIKREQEKHEQFVKLSKEEEEIQRQREKQREIEQKAQQKYKDWLQKKNRDKIEMEKKEKEKAFLKEEQEKERHKRAEQKFNEWLAKAKEKSRASPKSPFYPTSPYDKSYPSPSFCNPIPWKPIPVPPPETSLNKTPGKKTTTISTNHQRKCQQSLSTAFRLRNSARAAPLLQKR from the exons ATGTCTGGAGGAAAGATGCCCAACTGTCCTGCCTCTGCGTCCCAGGGCTTTAGCTCGACCCCTGTTAAAACAAGCCAGGGAAAGGACACATCCAAGGGCTTGGACGACGGCATCCTATCCGACGACGAAGACACGTTCTCTCTGCTTTCTCCCATCTATCATGACAGTTTTGACAGTGATGAAGACCTGGAGCCCAGCCCAGCTCAGCAGACTTTACCCGGGCGGAAAGACAACAACTCCAGCCTCAGCGTTTCACCAGTCAG ATGTGAGCTACCAAGAACCCGGTCAGTGCAGATGGTGTATGCAGCTAGGGAGCCTGCAGGCTCACCTACTCTCAGTGCATGGGAAATGTGGCTGGTGAACAAAGCCAAGGAACACCGTTTCAAATTGGAAAAGCAAGCAGAGGAG GAGCGGTTacggaaggaaaaaaaagaacaagaagaaaggGTGCGGGAACAGAAAAAGATCGTCATGGAAGAAAAGATCCAAGAATGGCTCAGGATTAAAAGAGAACAG GAGAAGCACGAGCAGTTTGTAAAACTGagcaaagaggaggaggagatacAGAGACAGCgggagaaacagagggagattGAACAGAAAGCTCAACAAAAGTATAAAGACTGGCTGCAAAAGAAGAACCGAGACAAAATAGAAatggaaaagaaggaaaaa GAGAAAGCTTTCCtgaaggaggagcaggagaaggAGCGCCACAAGAGGGCAGAGCAGAAGTTTAATGAGTGGCTGGCAAAAGCCAAGGAAAAAAGCAGAGCGAGTCCAAAATCACCTTTCTACCCAACAA GTCCCTATGACAAATCCTACCCATCACCCAGCTTCTGCAATCCAATCCCCTGGAAGCCTATTCCCGTCCCTCCTCCAGAAACATCCCTGAATAAGACACCGGGCAAGAAAACAACGACGATTTCAACAAACCACCAACGGAAATGTCAACAAAGCCTCAGCACTGCTTTTAGACTGAGAAACTCTGCAAGGGCAGCCCCGTTGTTGCAGAAGAGATGA
- the LOC117949305 gene encoding ras-related protein Rab-19 — MQWCRWAGSWRSHLPVQSAGPEIEDSFDFLFKIILVGDSDVGKTCVVQSFKSGIFIEKQQNTIGVDFTVRTLDIDGKKVKMQVWDTAGQERFRTITQSYYRSAHGAMVAYDITRRTTFESVPHWIREVEQFGAASVVLILIGNKSDLQAQRQVLFEDACTLAENNGVLAALETSAKEAQNVEAAFILMARELLARNGMSTIDELSQESPQLMLSNSTHPVYGTASADKKCGC; from the exons ATGCAGTGGTGCAGGTGGGCTGGCAGTTGGAGATCACACCTACCGGTTCAG TCTGCAGGGCCAGAGATTGAGGACTCTTTCGACTTTCTTTTCAAAATCATCTTGGTTGGGGACTCAGATGTGGGGAAGACCTGCGTGGTCCAGAGCTTCAAGTCCGGCATATTCATCGAGAAGCAGCAGAACACCATCGGGGTCGACTTTACTGTACGCACCCTGGACATTGATGGCAAAAAGGTGAAG ATGCAGGTGTGGGATACGGCAGGTCAGGAGCGTTTCCGGACCATAACTCAGAGCTACTACCGCAGTGCCCACGGTGCCATGGTGGCCTATGACATCACACGCCGCACCACATTTGAATCGGTTCCCCACTGGATCAGGGAGGTGGAGCAGTTTGGAGCGGCCAGCGTGGTGCTGATCCTCATTG GTAACAAGTCAGACCTCCAAGCTCAGCGGCAGGTGTTGTTCGAGGATGCGTGCACTCTGGCAGAAAACAACGGCGTGCTGGCTGCCCTGGAAACCTCCGCCAAGGAGGCCCAGAACGTGGAGGCGGCCTTCATCCTCATGGCCCGGGAGCTGCTGGCACGCAATGGCATGTCCACCATCGACGAGCTTTCCCAAGAATCGCCTCAATTAATGTTGAGTAACAGCACCCACCCGGTTTATGGCACCGCGTCTGCAGATAAAAAGTGTGGGTGCTGA
- the hdhd5 gene encoding haloacid dehalogenase-like hydrolase domain-containing 5, with product MQRIRSLKSGWQLLKSSCEAAAKQVNTSPSTSRNYSHGSSSFGLLFDIDGVLVRGRTPIPAAKQCFRDLVDSNGKYKVPVVFVTNAGNCMRQAKAEHLSHLLEVEVSPDQVMLSHSPLRMFTQFHKMRVLVSGQGPVEEVAHNLGFQNVVTIDMLREAYPLLDVVDHNRRPKDSIPPTKGLWPIDAVILFGEPIRWETNLQLILDVLLTNGSPDNAWSSMRYPHIPVLACNMDLLWMAEAKNPRFGHGMFLVSLESLFKKVTGYKLKYEALIGKPSVVTYNYAELLIRQQAERLGWTTPVKRLYAIGDNPMADVYGANLYNHYLQASQRTRAQMQAKSRGGGEDPSAEAATTPKMTSAELGGATAEYGAEEDLPEGCSSILVCTGVYSRDQQELPSDPTQTVTEQHIFHGHRDFRFDPSLTQPSFVVEDVKEAVELVFQQEGWPLE from the exons ATGCAGAGAATACGGTCATTGAAAAGCGGTTGGCAGCTACTGAAATCAAGCTGTgaggcagcagcaaaacaagtaaacacCTCGCCTTCGACCTCACGAAATTACAGCCAT GGCTCCAGCTCCTTCGGGCTCCTCTTCGACATTGATGGGGTCCTGGTGCGGGGCAGGACGCCGATCCCTGCAGCCAAGCAGTGCTTCAGGGACCTGGTGGACAGCAATGGGAAATACAAGGTGCCTGTGGTGTTTGTCACCAATGCTGGGAACTGCATGAGGCAGGCTAAAGCTGAACATCTGTCACATCTGCTCGAGGTGGAG GTTTCTCCAGACCAGGTGATGCTGTCCCACAGTCCTTTGCGAATGTTTACCCAGTTCCACAAAATGCGTGTGCTGGTGTCGGGACAGGGTCCTGTGGAGGAGGTCGCTCACAA CCTTGGCTTTCAGAATGTTGTTACTATAGACATGCTCAGGGAAGCATATCCTCTTCTGGATGTCGTAGATCACAACAGAAGGCCCAAAGACAGT ATTCCCCCCACCAAAGGCTTATGGCCGATAGACG CTGTCATCTTATTTGGTGAACCAATCAGATGGGAGACCAACCTCCAGCTTATCCTTGATGTGCTCCTGACAAATGGGAGCCCAGACAATGCCTGGAGTTCGATGCGGTACCCTCACATCCCAGTCTTGGCCTGTAACATGGACCTGCTGTGGATGGCCGAGGCAAAGAATCCcag GTTTGGTCACGGTATGTTCCTGGTGAGCTTAGAGAGCCTGTTTAAGAAGGTCACTGGCTATAAGCTGAAGTACGAGGCTCTGATCGGCAAACCTAGTGTGGTGACTTACAACTACGCTGAgctgctgattagacagcaggCTGAGAGACTTGGCTGGACCACACCTGTGAAGAGGCTGTATGCTATAGG TGATAACCCAATGGCCGACGTATACGGCGCCAACCTCTACAACCACTACCTTCAGGCTTCTCAGCGCACCAGGGCCCAGATGCAGGCTAAGAGTCGCGGAGGAGGTGAAGATCCCTCGGCAGAAGCTGCTACCACTCCAAAAATGACATCTGCCGAACTAGGCGGAGCAACAGCTGAGTATGGGGCAGAGGAGGACCTCCCCGAGGGCTGCAGCTCCATCCTGGTGTGCACAGGAGTGTACAGCAGAGACCAGCAGGAGCTGCCCTCGGACCCGACGCAAACTGTCACCGAGCAGCACATCTTCCACGGTCACAGGGACTTCCGCTTTGACCCCAGCCTCACGCAGCCGTCCTTCGTGGTGGAGGATGTGAAGGAGGCGGTGGAGCTGGTGTTTCAGCAAGAAGGCTGGCCTCTAGAGTAG